One region of Myxococcota bacterium genomic DNA includes:
- a CDS encoding prephenate dehydrogenase has translation MTAPFERLLVVGLGLLGGSVAWAAKQREVANHVVGATRSPNARAQALRFGAVDAIAELDVAGRDADLVVLATPVGAMPRVLESLAPSLGAGCLVTDVGSVKGPLVETLPGILPPGAQFVGSHPMAGGHETGMEHARPDLLDGAVCVVTEADGEATARVAGFWEALGAQVVRRGPAAHDAEVAWISHLPHLLAYAYAASLEKAPGAAAEVAGAGFRDFSRIARSDPGLWADILSQNHKALAAPVAATGQALEDLARALEAGDAEALFRLLSAARSHLFPAPLLEEPAAGSDVPNAARARGDSTETPK, from the coding sequence GTGACGGCGCCCTTCGAGCGACTGCTCGTGGTCGGGCTGGGCCTCCTCGGGGGCTCGGTCGCCTGGGCCGCGAAGCAGCGCGAGGTGGCGAACCACGTCGTGGGCGCCACGCGAAGCCCGAACGCCCGCGCCCAGGCCCTGCGCTTCGGCGCGGTCGATGCGATCGCAGAGCTCGACGTCGCCGGCCGCGACGCAGACCTGGTCGTGTTGGCGACGCCCGTGGGCGCAATGCCGCGGGTCCTCGAGTCCCTCGCGCCGAGCCTCGGCGCCGGCTGCCTGGTCACTGACGTCGGCAGCGTGAAGGGCCCGCTCGTCGAGACCCTGCCTGGGATCCTCCCCCCGGGTGCCCAGTTCGTCGGATCCCACCCGATGGCCGGTGGGCACGAAACCGGGATGGAGCACGCGCGGCCCGACCTCCTGGACGGGGCCGTGTGCGTCGTCACCGAGGCCGATGGGGAGGCAACGGCGCGCGTGGCGGGTTTCTGGGAGGCCCTGGGCGCCCAGGTGGTGCGCCGCGGGCCCGCCGCCCACGACGCCGAGGTGGCCTGGATCAGCCATCTGCCCCATCTGCTGGCCTACGCCTACGCGGCCAGCCTGGAGAAGGCACCGGGCGCCGCCGCCGAGGTGGCGGGGGCCGGCTTCCGGGATTTCAGCCGGATCGCCCGCAGCGATCCCGGCCTGTGGGCCGATATCCTGTCCCAGAATCACAAGGCGCTGGCGGCCCCGGTGGCCGCTACCGGCCAGGCCCTCGAGGACCTGGCCCGAGCGCTGGAAGCAGGCGACGCGGAGGCACTTTTCCGGCTACTCTCCGCCGCCCGTTCCCATCTGTTCCCGGCGCCGCTCCTCGAGGAGCCGGCCGCTGGTTCCGACGTACCCAACGCCGCGCGGGCGCGCGGCGACTCTACGGAGACACCCAAGTAA
- the hisC gene encoding histidinol-phosphate transaminase, with amino-acid sequence MTLERVVKPHIRALAPYEPGKPPEELERELGIEGAIKLASNESPLGPSPKAIAAVREALEESHRYPDGACFELRARLAAHFGVAQNQFVFGCGGDEVLELVAKSFLGPGDEAVYAWPSFAMYPIVIQGMGATPVAVPLDGDFAHDLDAMRAAITERTRVVFVCNPNNPTGTSMGAEAFDAFVASLPEDVVLFVDEAYREFVRREDFPDALSWVARRPGTLVMRTFSKIYGLAGLRVGYGLGGPELIDYLNRARHPFNVNRLAEAAAVAALDDEDHAERTRALNDEGIAYLTRELGALGCRVWPSDANFVLVEAGADAFERLQREGVIVRPLAGFGMPNHIRVSIGLPEENERLVKTLARLREEGA; translated from the coding sequence ATGACCCTCGAACGTGTCGTGAAGCCCCACATCCGCGCGCTCGCGCCCTACGAGCCGGGGAAGCCGCCCGAAGAGCTCGAGCGCGAGCTCGGGATCGAGGGCGCGATCAAGCTCGCGTCGAACGAGAGCCCGCTCGGACCGTCCCCGAAGGCGATCGCCGCCGTCCGTGAGGCCCTGGAGGAGTCGCACCGCTATCCCGACGGTGCCTGCTTCGAGCTGCGCGCGCGCCTGGCCGCGCACTTCGGTGTGGCGCAGAACCAGTTCGTATTCGGCTGCGGTGGCGACGAAGTGCTCGAGCTCGTCGCGAAGTCCTTCCTCGGACCCGGGGACGAGGCCGTCTACGCCTGGCCGTCGTTCGCGATGTACCCGATCGTGATCCAGGGTATGGGCGCGACGCCGGTAGCCGTGCCCCTCGACGGCGACTTCGCCCACGATCTCGACGCCATGCGCGCGGCGATCACCGAGCGCACCCGCGTGGTGTTCGTCTGCAACCCGAACAACCCCACCGGCACGAGCATGGGGGCAGAGGCCTTCGACGCCTTCGTCGCCTCGCTGCCCGAAGACGTGGTGCTCTTCGTCGACGAGGCGTATCGCGAGTTCGTGCGCCGCGAGGATTTCCCCGACGCCCTGTCCTGGGTGGCGCGCCGGCCGGGAACCCTCGTGATGCGGACCTTCTCGAAGATCTACGGACTCGCCGGTCTGCGTGTGGGCTACGGCCTCGGGGGTCCGGAGCTGATCGACTACCTCAACCGCGCGCGTCACCCGTTCAATGTGAACCGCCTCGCCGAAGCGGCCGCCGTGGCGGCCCTCGACGACGAGGACCACGCCGAGCGCACGCGCGCGCTGAACGACGAAGGCATCGCCTACCTCACCCGCGAGCTGGGCGCGTTGGGCTGTCGGGTCTGGCCGAGCGACGCGAACTTCGTGCTCGTCGAGGCCGGCGCCGACGCCTTCGAGCGGCTGCAGCGTGAGGGCGTGATCGTGCGTCCCCTCGCCGGCTTCGGCATGCCGAACCACATCCGGGTGAGCATCGGGCTGCCCGAAGAGAACGAGCGCCTGGTGAAGACCCTGGCTCGCTTGCGCGAGGAGGGAGCGTGA
- the pheA gene encoding prephenate dehydratase, producing MSRRDPVSAESTAPTASDAPAASALADLRARIDAVDDAILALLNDRATLVGRVGEFKQNHNTGVYEPSRERRIVEALESRNPGPFPSDGIGPVFREIISGTRSLETRVGVAFLGPEGTFSHLAAREQFGAMVDYHPVPTIGDVFRAVESGRVDHGMAPVENSTEGVVTQTLDALTEHEVPVCAERVVRVSLTLVSKSGRLEDVRRVVSHPQPLAQSRRWLEEALPDAERVEAASTAAAARLAAEDGSVAAIGTALAAETYGLEVISRGIEDRHDNTTRFLVIGGDPPAASGHDLTSAVFTIRRDEAGGLLRLIEPMAQEGVSLTSIQLRPIKGRPWEYYFFIDWAGHQSDPAVQRALDVASQVAHTSRVLGSFPRARTPLAGSVA from the coding sequence ATGTCTCGACGAGACCCGGTTTCAGCAGAGTCCACTGCCCCCACTGCCTCTGACGCGCCCGCCGCGTCGGCGCTCGCCGACCTGCGCGCGCGCATCGACGCCGTGGACGACGCGATTCTCGCGCTGTTGAACGATCGAGCGACCCTCGTCGGGCGCGTCGGCGAGTTCAAGCAGAACCACAACACCGGGGTCTACGAACCGAGCCGCGAGCGCCGCATCGTCGAAGCCCTCGAGTCGCGCAACCCCGGTCCGTTTCCGTCGGATGGGATCGGCCCCGTCTTCCGCGAGATCATCTCTGGGACCCGCTCCCTCGAGACCCGGGTCGGCGTCGCCTTCCTGGGCCCGGAGGGCACGTTCTCTCACCTCGCGGCGCGCGAACAATTCGGCGCGATGGTCGACTACCACCCGGTACCGACGATCGGCGACGTGTTTCGCGCCGTCGAGAGCGGGCGGGTCGATCACGGCATGGCGCCCGTCGAGAACAGCACCGAGGGCGTCGTCACCCAGACCCTCGATGCGCTCACCGAGCACGAGGTGCCGGTGTGCGCCGAGCGCGTCGTGCGCGTGTCGCTGACGCTGGTCTCGAAGAGCGGGCGTCTCGAAGACGTACGCCGGGTGGTGTCGCACCCGCAGCCCCTCGCCCAGTCGCGGCGGTGGCTCGAGGAGGCGCTGCCCGACGCCGAGCGGGTCGAGGCCGCGAGCACCGCGGCCGCCGCCCGGCTGGCCGCCGAGGACGGCAGCGTCGCCGCGATCGGCACTGCCCTGGCCGCCGAGACCTACGGCCTCGAGGTGATCTCGCGAGGCATCGAGGATCGACACGACAACACCACCCGGTTTCTGGTGATCGGCGGCGATCCGCCGGCGGCCAGTGGTCACGACCTCACCTCGGCGGTGTTCACGATCCGCCGCGACGAAGCAGGAGGGCTCCTCCGCTTGATCGAGCCGATGGCGCAGGAGGGCGTGAGCCTCACGTCCATCCAGCTCCGGCCGATCAAGGGGAGGCCTTGGGAGTACTACTTCTTCATCGATTGGGCGGGACATCAATCCGATCCGGCCGTCCAGCGCGCGCTGGACGTGGCGTCGCAGGTGGCCCACACGTCACGGGTGCTCGGGTCGTTTCCGCGCGCTCGGACCCCCCTCGCCGGGAGCGTCGCATGA
- a CDS encoding diguanylate cyclase → MEGESEPEITESQREGRPAAFASLAHQIVVFVFTATFVTAMLASWVAIQSSRSSLRETADRLYGVSLRQASERVEPWLVAMRADLRCPPAGQSATPQAPWVGQASFYTEPTPTDAWGEVPQGAQAALRADTGIALVTLADGRLGVALATLPASREPGCVGIARFDALAPVLALALPSDDAAFVLTDASGRALLQTGDTSFLGNAERLPIENWGQERLRETRFGSEEILAATRSLAPWGWRIAIVASTRSLYAPLVASIQRVLLIDAVVIALFCVFAYRVTSRVTGPIGQLSAVARRVADGETALEIPEPPQRDEIGILTRAFNAMLRRQREYQTEIESTNRRLQDRYAALQQATEVLNQLSITDGLTKLHNHRFFQDHLTREIRRVERAREDLAMLIIDIDDFKKLNDQYGHAGGDEVLARIAGILNAAVRGGDLCARYGGEEFVILAPNTDIEGGYALAEKTRMAIEETDFLIDEAFEALKVTVSIGVAAYRGDRKAFFGKADQALYQAKANGKNCVVVHPDDLA, encoded by the coding sequence GTGGAAGGCGAGTCCGAGCCGGAAATCACCGAGAGCCAGCGCGAGGGCCGCCCGGCGGCGTTCGCGAGTCTGGCGCATCAGATCGTGGTGTTCGTGTTCACCGCGACGTTCGTCACCGCCATGCTCGCGAGCTGGGTCGCGATCCAGTCGAGCCGCAGCTCGCTCCGCGAGACCGCGGACCGGCTCTACGGCGTCTCGCTGCGACAGGCGAGCGAGCGAGTCGAGCCGTGGCTCGTCGCGATGCGTGCCGATCTGCGTTGTCCGCCGGCGGGCCAGAGCGCAACCCCGCAAGCACCGTGGGTGGGGCAGGCCTCGTTCTACACGGAACCGACGCCGACCGATGCCTGGGGCGAAGTGCCGCAAGGTGCGCAGGCGGCGCTCCGGGCCGACACGGGCATCGCGCTCGTGACGCTCGCCGACGGGCGCCTCGGCGTCGCCCTCGCGACGTTGCCCGCTTCCCGTGAACCGGGCTGCGTCGGGATCGCCCGCTTCGATGCGCTCGCCCCGGTGCTGGCCCTCGCCCTGCCGAGCGACGACGCCGCCTTCGTCCTCACCGACGCGAGCGGCCGCGCGCTCCTCCAGACCGGCGACACTTCATTCCTCGGCAACGCCGAGCGACTCCCGATCGAGAACTGGGGCCAGGAGCGTCTCCGCGAGACGCGATTCGGTAGCGAGGAGATCCTCGCCGCCACGCGCAGTCTGGCGCCCTGGGGCTGGCGCATCGCCATCGTCGCTTCGACGCGTTCGCTCTACGCGCCCCTGGTGGCGTCGATCCAGCGCGTGCTCCTGATCGACGCGGTGGTCATCGCCTTGTTCTGCGTCTTCGCCTACCGGGTGACGTCGCGCGTGACCGGTCCGATCGGGCAGCTGTCGGCGGTGGCCCGTCGGGTCGCAGACGGCGAGACCGCCCTCGAGATCCCCGAACCGCCGCAGCGCGACGAGATCGGGATCCTCACCCGCGCCTTCAACGCGATGCTGCGTCGCCAGCGCGAGTACCAGACCGAGATCGAGTCGACGAACCGGCGCCTCCAGGACCGCTACGCGGCCCTCCAGCAAGCGACCGAGGTGTTGAACCAGCTGTCCATCACCGACGGCCTGACCAAGCTCCACAACCACCGCTTCTTCCAGGATCATCTGACCCGGGAGATCCGACGCGTCGAGCGCGCCCGAGAAGACCTCGCGATGTTGATCATCGACATCGACGACTTCAAGAAGCTCAACGACCAGTACGGCCACGCGGGCGGTGACGAGGTGCTCGCGCGAATCGCGGGCATCCTGAACGCCGCCGTGCGCGGTGGCGACCTCTGCGCCCGCTACGGCGGCGAGGAGTTCGTGATCCTCGCCCCGAACACGGACATCGAAGGCGGCTACGCCCTCGCCGAGAAGACCCGCATGGCGATCGAAGAGACCGACTTCCTGATCGACGAGGCCTTCGAGGCGCTCAAGGTCACGGTGTCGATCGGCGTGGCCGCCTACCGGGGCGACCGCAAGGCGTTCTTCGGCAAAGCCGACCAGGCGCTCTACCAGGCGAAGGCCAACGGCAAGAACTGCGTCGTCGTTCACCCGGACGACCTCGCCTAG
- the coaE gene encoding dephospho-CoA kinase (Dephospho-CoA kinase (CoaE) performs the final step in coenzyme A biosynthesis.), translated as MSVVVGLTGGIGSGKSTVARMLAALGATVIDADAIVHELQAPGMPMVAELAEAFGPGILDSEGALDRKALGDIVFRDEAARERLGQLVHPKVGQEFARRLQAALSEGVPLVVLDIPLLYEGRESGRGSGAASSAEAVIVVWIPESVQIERQMKRDGCDRAEAERRVASQLSLERKRELADHVIDNSGSLEATEAQVKALYARLTGAAPSAR; from the coding sequence GTGAGCGTGGTCGTGGGATTGACGGGTGGGATCGGTTCCGGGAAGAGCACCGTGGCGCGGATGTTGGCCGCGCTCGGCGCCACCGTGATCGATGCCGACGCGATCGTCCACGAGCTCCAGGCGCCGGGCATGCCGATGGTCGCCGAGCTCGCCGAAGCCTTCGGGCCCGGCATCCTCGACTCCGAAGGGGCCCTCGACCGCAAGGCTCTCGGCGACATCGTGTTTCGCGACGAGGCGGCGCGCGAACGCCTCGGGCAACTCGTCCACCCGAAGGTCGGCCAGGAGTTCGCACGACGGCTGCAGGCGGCGCTCTCCGAGGGCGTGCCGCTCGTGGTGCTCGACATCCCGCTGCTCTACGAAGGGCGCGAATCAGGCCGCGGCAGTGGCGCCGCCTCGAGCGCCGAAGCGGTGATCGTCGTCTGGATCCCCGAATCGGTGCAGATCGAGCGCCAGATGAAACGCGACGGCTGTGATCGCGCCGAAGCCGAACGCCGGGTCGCGTCCCAACTCTCGCTCGAGCGCAAACGCGAACTCGCCGACCACGTGATCGACAACTCTGGCAGTCTCGAGGCCACCGAAGCGCAGGTGAAGGCGCTCTACGCGCGGCTTACCGGAGCGGCGCCTTCAGCTCGCTGA
- the trpA gene encoding tryptophan synthase subunit alpha — MSRLSERFATLRARGEKALVPFVTAGDPDLATTGALIVAMAEAGADAIELGVPFSDPMAEGPTIQRASERALAGGTTLRKVLELVARVRPHLEIPLVLMGYANNLVSMGEEAFAEAAHGAGVDGLIIVDLPPEEGESFHAALRARDVDPILLASPTTEPDRLEKLATESGGFLYFVSLTGVTGARGAMSQSLEGEVKAVRAYSDIPVCVGFGVSTPEHAADVARFADGVVVGSAIVDRIERASSPDAAVHAAAAFVSELKAPLR, encoded by the coding sequence ATGAGCCGTCTCTCCGAACGCTTCGCGACGCTACGTGCACGGGGCGAAAAGGCCCTGGTGCCGTTCGTGACCGCGGGCGATCCGGACCTCGCGACCACGGGGGCCCTGATCGTCGCGATGGCGGAGGCCGGTGCCGACGCGATCGAACTGGGCGTGCCGTTCTCCGACCCGATGGCCGAGGGACCGACGATCCAGCGCGCGAGCGAGCGCGCGCTCGCCGGCGGGACCACCCTGCGCAAGGTGCTCGAGCTGGTCGCGCGCGTGCGTCCGCATCTCGAGATCCCTCTCGTGTTGATGGGCTACGCGAACAATCTGGTCTCGATGGGGGAAGAGGCGTTCGCCGAAGCGGCCCACGGGGCAGGCGTGGATGGCCTGATCATCGTCGACCTGCCGCCGGAAGAGGGCGAGAGCTTCCACGCGGCGCTTCGGGCGCGAGACGTCGACCCGATCCTGCTCGCGTCGCCCACCACCGAGCCGGACCGGCTCGAGAAGCTGGCGACCGAGAGCGGTGGCTTCCTCTACTTCGTCTCCCTCACCGGCGTGACGGGGGCGCGCGGCGCGATGTCCCAGTCCCTCGAGGGCGAGGTGAAGGCGGTGCGCGCCTACAGCGACATCCCGGTCTGCGTCGGCTTCGGGGTGTCGACCCCCGAGCACGCCGCCGACGTCGCGCGCTTCGCCGACGGGGTCGTCGTGGGCAGCGCCATCGTCGATCGCATCGAGCGGGCCAGCAGTCCGGACGCCGCGGTGCACGCGGCTGCGGCCTTCGTCAGCGAGCTGAAGGCGCCGCTCCGGTAA
- the trpB gene encoding tryptophan synthase subunit beta gives MSGKDPGFDSQADARGRFGDYGGRFVPETLIAALDELTEAYPRITATEAFTSELDSLLSSYAGRPTPISFAERMTADLGGARIYLKREDLAHTGAHKINNVLGQCLLARYMGKSRVIAETGAGQHGVATATAAALLGQECVVYMGAEDVERQALNVFRMELLGAEVRPVTSGSQTLKDATNEALRDWVTNVRDTYYCIGSVMGPHPYPTIVRDFQRVIGIEARAQMVEITGRLPDVILACIGGGSNAMGIFHPFLADTDVRLIGVEAAGEGLSSGRHGAALQAGQPGVLHGMKSLLLFDDDGQVFPAHSISAGLDYPGVGPEHAHLRDSGRAEYVTATDEEALDSFLYLSRTEGLIPALESSHAVAYARKLAPQLGPEQQILINLSGRGDKDAPQVRDLLRQRDASVS, from the coding sequence ATGAGCGGCAAGGACCCGGGTTTCGACAGTCAGGCGGATGCGCGCGGGCGCTTCGGAGACTACGGCGGGCGTTTCGTTCCCGAGACGCTGATCGCCGCACTCGACGAACTCACCGAGGCCTACCCCCGGATCACGGCGACCGAGGCCTTCACGTCCGAGCTCGATTCCCTGCTGTCCAGCTATGCGGGACGGCCGACGCCGATCAGCTTCGCCGAGCGCATGACCGCGGACCTCGGTGGCGCGCGCATCTACCTGAAGCGTGAGGATCTCGCCCACACGGGAGCGCACAAGATCAACAACGTGCTCGGCCAGTGCCTGCTCGCCCGCTACATGGGCAAGTCGCGCGTGATCGCCGAGACCGGGGCCGGCCAGCACGGGGTGGCGACGGCCACCGCGGCCGCGCTGCTGGGTCAGGAATGCGTCGTCTACATGGGCGCGGAAGACGTCGAGCGCCAGGCACTCAACGTCTTCCGCATGGAGCTGCTGGGCGCCGAGGTGCGGCCGGTGACGAGCGGTTCCCAGACCCTCAAGGACGCCACGAACGAAGCCCTGCGCGACTGGGTGACGAACGTACGCGACACCTACTACTGCATCGGTTCGGTGATGGGACCGCACCCGTACCCGACGATCGTGCGCGACTTCCAGCGCGTGATCGGCATCGAGGCGCGCGCGCAGATGGTCGAGATCACCGGGCGCCTGCCCGACGTCATCCTGGCCTGCATCGGTGGGGGGTCGAACGCGATGGGCATCTTCCATCCGTTCCTGGCAGACACCGACGTGCGGTTGATCGGCGTCGAGGCGGCGGGGGAGGGCCTCTCTTCCGGGCGACACGGCGCGGCGCTCCAGGCCGGTCAGCCGGGGGTCCTGCACGGGATGAAGAGCCTGCTGCTGTTCGACGACGACGGGCAGGTATTTCCCGCCCATTCGATCTCGGCGGGTCTCGACTACCCGGGCGTCGGCCCGGAGCACGCTCACCTCCGCGACAGCGGTCGCGCCGAGTACGTGACCGCGACCGACGAGGAGGCGCTCGACTCCTTCCTTTACCTGTCGCGTACGGAAGGGTTGATCCCGGCGCTCGAGTCGTCCCACGCGGTCGCCTACGCGCGCAAGCTCGCCCCGCAGCTCGGCCCCGAGCAGCAGATCCTCATCAACCTGTCCGGTCGTGGCGACAAGGACGCGCCCCAGGTGCGCGATCTGCTGCGGCAGCGCGACGCGAGCGTGTCGTGA